The following are from one region of the Silene latifolia isolate original U9 population chromosome 9, ASM4854445v1, whole genome shotgun sequence genome:
- the LOC141599267 gene encoding protein SUPPRESSOR OF FRI 4, with amino-acid sequence MGRKKKRQNDKVFCYYCDREFDDEKILVQHQKAKHFKCHACNKKLSTAGGMVIHVLQVHKESVTKVPNAKEGRESTEIEIYGMQGIPADVLAAHYGETEEETPSKSAKADIPATNMVGGMMPGVAGFRPQVPYGMMQPPPMYNPRVAGPPGWQVPRPPMWYPPHPAVSVPPAVSMPPVGSVPPQQPLFPIQNVAPPLSSTVAPLSQPPYPPAMHSSPAPVPVSQPLFPVGAPTSLPNQIAAIPPPGLSDGRSSMPAYSSMPPNMVNNYHTPNGLGAPVNSHTYASGPNTSGPSIGPPPVIANKAPANQSATNEVYLVWDDEAMSMEERRASLPKHQVHDETSQMNSIDAAIDRRISEGRLAGRMAF; translated from the exons ATGGGGAGAAAGAAGAAGCGTCAAAACGACAAAGTATTCTGCTATTACTGCGATAGAGAGTTCGACGATGAAAAGATTCTTGTACAACATCAAAAAGCTAAGCACTTTAAGTGTCATGCTTGTAATAAGAAGCTTTCTACTGCTGGTGGTATGGTTATCCATGTTCTTCAAGTTCATAAGGAATCCGTCACCAA GGTTCCGAATGCTAAAGAAGGAAGAGAATCCACCGAGATTGAGATTTATGGAATGCAAGGGATTCCGGCTGATGTCTTGGCTGCACATTATGGCGAGACAG AAGAGGAGACACCATCAAAATCTGCAAAAGCTGATATTCCTGCAACCAATATGGTTGGTGGCATGATGCCAGGGGTTGCTGGGTTCAGGCCGCAGGTCCCCTATGGAATGATGCAACCACCACCCAT GTACAATCCGCGAGTTGCGGGCCCACCCGGGTGGCAAGTTCCTCGTCCACCAATGTGGTATCCTCCCCATCCAGCTGTGTCAGTGCCTCCAGCAGTTTCGATGCCACCCGTTGGCTCAGTTCCTCCACAGCAGCctcttttcccaattcaaaacgtGGCCCCACCATTGTCGTCTACTGTAGCTCCTCTATCACAACCTCCATACCCACCTGCGATGCATTCCTCTCCAGCTCCTGTTCCTGTATCACAGCCTCTGTTCCCCGTTGGAGCTCCAACTAGTTTGCCGAATCAAATTGCAGCGATTCCTCCACCAGGACTATCAGACGGTAGATCTTCTATGCCTGCATACTCCAGTATGCCTCCAAATATGGTGAACAATTACCACACACCAAATGGCCTAG GAGCACCAGTTAATTCACATACATACGCTTCTGGACCAAACACTAGCGGCCCATCAATTGGTCCTCCTCCAGTAATTGCAAACAAAGCACCAGCAAACCAATCAGCGACAAATGAGGTTTACTTGGTCTGGGATGATGAAGCTATGTCAATG GAGGAAAGGAGAGCATCATTGCCAAAACACCAGGTGCATGATGAAACCAGTCAG ATGAATTCAATTGATGCCGCCATTGACAGAAGAATATCGGAGGGCAGACTTGCTGGTAGAATGGCTTTTTAG